The following proteins are encoded in a genomic region of Doryrhamphus excisus isolate RoL2022-K1 chromosome 6, RoL_Dexc_1.0, whole genome shotgun sequence:
- the cnot1 gene encoding CCR4-NOT transcription complex subunit 1 isoform X5, protein MNLDSLSLALSQISYLVDNLTKKNYRASQQEIQHIVNRHGPEADRHLFRCLFSHVDFSGDGKSSGKDFHQTQFLIQECVSLISKPNFISTLCYAIDNPLHYQKSLKPSTHLFTQLSKVLKLSKVQEVIFGLALLNSSNIDLRGFAAQFIKQKLPDLLRSYIDADLGGNQEGGFQDIAIEVLHLLLSHLLFGQKGAIGVGQEQIDAFLKTLCRDFPQERCPVVLAPLLYPEKRDILMDRILPDSGELAKTIMESSLAEFMQDMGYSSSASLDECRNTILQYGVREVTASQVARVLGMMARTHSGLTDGIPVQSITAPGSGIWSDGKDKNDGSQAHTWNVEVLIDVVKDANPNLNFKEVTYELDHTGFIIRDSKGLHIVVYGIQRGLGMEVFPVDLIYRPWKHAEGQLSFIQHSLMSPEVFCFADYPCHTVAIDILKAPPEDDNREIATWKSLDLVESLLRLSEVGQYEQVKQLFSFPIKHCPDMLVLALLQISTSWHTLRHELISTLMPIFLGNHPNSAIILHYAWHGQGQSPSIRQLIMRSMAEWYMRGEQYDQAKLSRILDVAQDLKSLSMLLNGTPFAFVIDLAALASRREYLKLDKWLTDKIREHGEPFIQACVTFLKRRCPSIMGGLAPDKDQPKSSQLPPETLATMLACLQSCAGSVLQELSETILTMVANCSNVMNKARQPPPGVMPKGRAPSTSSLDAISPVQVDPLTGMGSLNLGGTATSHTQSMQGFPTSLSSAFSNPQSPAKAFPPLSNTNTSTPFGGIGSLSSQLPGSLASGIGSGIGSSLGMPAVSTDPFGTRKMSTPSLNPPTFQQTDLSQVWPEANQHFSKEIDDEANSYFQRIYNHPPHPTMSVDEVLEMLQRFKDSTIKREREVFNCMLRNLFEEYRFFPQYPDKELHITACLFGGIIEKGLVTYMALGLALRYVLEALRKPYGSKMYYFGIAALDRFKNRLKDYPQYCQHLASIGHFLQFPHHLQEYIEYGQQSRDPPVKMQGSITTPGSLALAQVQAQSQQPGVPKAPQPGQTSTLVTTTTTTTVAKTTTITRPTPSGFKKDVPPSINTTNIDTLLVATDQTERIVEPPENIQEKIAFIFNNLSQSNMTQKVEELKETVKEEFMPWVSQYLVMKRVSIEPNFHSLYSNFLDTLKNPEFVKMVLTETYRNIKVLLTSDKAAANFSDRSLLKNLGHWLGMITLAKNKPILYTDLEIKSLLLEAYVKGQQELLYVVPFVAKVLESSLRSMVFRPQNPWTMAIMNVLAELHQEHDLKLNLKFEIEVLCKNLSLDINDLKPGNLLKDKEKLKSLEEQLSAPKKEAKPPDEMLPVTTSGDFVPFAAPPSTPAATTTTCTTTGPPTPQFSYHDINVYALAGLAPHININANIPLLQAHPQLKQCVRQSVERAVQELVHPVVDRSIKIAMTTCEQIIRKDFALDSEESRMRVAAHHMMRNLTAGMAMITCREPLLVSIAANLKNSFAAALRAPTPQQREMMEEAAARVAQENCELACCFIQKTAVEKAGPEMDKRLATEFELRKHARQEGRRYCDPVVLTYQAERMPEQIRLKVGGVDPKQLAVYEEFARNVPGFLPSNDLSQPTGFLAQPMKQQAWATDDVAQIYDKCMADLEQHLHAIPPAHSMNPLTQALRSLLEAVALARNSRDGIAALGLLQKAVEGLLDATSGADNDLLLRYRQCHLLVLKALQDGRAYGPQWCNKQITRCLIECRDEYKYNVEAVELLIQNHLVNMQQYDLHLAQSMENGLHYMAVAFAMQLVKLLLVDERSVSHVTEADLFHTIETLMRTCAHSRATAPEGLPQLMDVVRSNYEAMIDRAHGGPNFMMHSGISQASEYDDPPGLREKAEYLLREWVNLYHSAAAGRDSTKAFSAFVGQMHQQGILKTDDLITRFFRLCTEMCVEISYRAQAEQQHNPAASAAIIRAKCYHNLDAFVRLIALLVKHSGEASNTVTKINLLNKVLGIVVGVLIQDHDVRQTEFQQLPYHRIFIMLLLELNAPEHVLETINFQTLTAFCNTFHILRPTKAPGFVYAWLELISHRIFIARMLAHTPQQKGWPMYAQLLIDLFKYLAPFLRNVELNKPMQILYKGTLRVLLVLLHDFPEFLCDYHYGFCDVIPPNCIQLRNLILSAFPRNMRLPDPFTPNLKVDMLSEINIAPRILTNFTSVMPSQFKKDLDSYLKTRSPVTFLSELRSNLQVSNEPGNRYNIQLINALVLYVGTQAIAHIHNKGSTPSMSTITHSAHMDIFQNLAVDLDTEGRYLFLNAIANQLRYPNSHTHYFSCTMLYLFAEANTEAIQEQITRVLLERLIVNRPHPWGLLITFIELIKNPAFKFWSHDFVHCAPEIEKLFQSVAQCCMGQKQAQQVMEGTGAS, encoded by the exons ATGAATCTTGACTCGCTCTCGCTGGCTTTGTCTCAAATCAGCTATCTGGTGGACAATTTAACAAAGAAAAACTACAGAGCCAGCCAGCAAGAAATACAGCAT ATTGTAAATCGTCACGGTCCTGAGGCAGACAGGCATCTTTTTCGCTGTCTTTTCTCACATGTGGATTTCAGTGGCGATGGTAAAAGCAGTGGCAAGGACTTTCACCAG ACACAGTTTCTGATTCAGGAGTGTGTGTCGCTGATATCAAAGCCCAATTTTATCTCTACCCTATGCTACGCCATTGACAATCCCCTGCACTACCAGAAG AGCTTGAAACCATCTACCCATTTATTCACCCAACTAAGTAAAGTTCTTAAGCTCAGCAAGGTCCAAGAG GTGATTTTTGGCCTCGCTCTGCTCAACTCCAGCAACATAGACCTCCGTGGATTTG CTGCGCAGTTCATTAAGCAGAAGCTTCCCGACCTCCTGCGGTCATACATCGACGCAGATCTTGGCGGAAACCAAGAAGGTGGCTTCCAAGACATTGCTATAGAGGTCTTGCACCTGCTGCTCTCCCATTTACTGTTTGGTCAGAAGGGAGCAATCGGGGTGGGACAAGAGCAGATTGACGCCTTCTTGAAGACACTTTGCCGAG ATTTCCCGCAGGAGCGCTGCCCTGTGGTGCTCGCACCACTGTTGTACCCTGAAAAACGGGACATTCTCATGGATAGGATCCTGCCTGACTCGGGGGAGTTAGCTAAGACCATAATGGAGAGTTCTCTAGCAGAGTTCATGCAGGACATGGGCTACAGTTCCTCTGCCAG TCTGGACGAGTGCAGAAACACTATCCTTCAGTATGGGGTGAGGGAGGTGACAGCCAGCCAGGTAGCCAGGGTCTTGGGCATGATGGCTCGTACCCACTCTGGCCTAACTGATGGTATTCCTGTACAG TCCATCACTGCACCCGGAAGTGGTATCTGGAGCGATGGAAAGGATAAGAACGATGGCTCACAGGCACACACGTGGAATGTCGAGGTGCTCATCGACGTAGTCAAAGACGCT AATCCTAACTTGAACTTCAAAGAGGTGACATATGAACTGGATCACACAGGATTCATAATACGGGACAGTAAGGGCCTGCATATAGTGGTGTACGGCATTCAGCGGGGTTTGGGCATGGAGGTTTTTCCTGTTGATCTCATATATCGACCATGGAAACACGCAGAGGGACAG ttatcattcattcaacactctcTAATGAGCCCCGAAGTGTTCTGCTTTGCTGACTACCCTTGCCATACGGTAGCCATTGACATCCTAAAAGCACCACCAGAGGATGACAACAGGGAGATTGCAACATG GAAAAGCTTGGACTTGGTGGAAAGCCTGCTTCGGCTATCAGAGGTTGGCCAGTATGAGCAGGTGAAGCAGCTCTTCAGTTTCCCCATCAAGCACTGCCCAGATATGCTGGTTCTGGCACTGCTGCAGATCTCCACTTCCTGGCATACACTGCGCCATGAGCTCATCTCTACCCTGATGCCCATCTTTCTGGGCAACCACCCCAACTCTGCTATTATTCTGCACTATGCCTGGCATGGACAG GGACAGTCTCCCTCCATCCGTCAGTTAATTATGCGTTCAATGGCCGAGTGGTATATGAGAGGTGAGCAGTATGACCAGGCCAAGTTGTCTCGCATTCTGGATGTGGCCCAAGACTTGAAG TCTCTATCGATGCTGCTGAATGGTACTCCATTTGCCTTTGTTATTGACCTTGCTGCACTTGCCTCTCGCCGTGAATACCTCAAACTTGATAAATGGCTGACTGACAAAATTAGAGAGCATGGG GAACCTTTTATCCAAGCTTGTGTAACATTCCTAAAGAGGCGCTGCCCATCCATAATGGGGGGTCTGGCCCCTGATAAGGACCAGCCTAAAAGCTCTCAGTTGCCTCCAGAGACCTTAGCCACCATGCTGGCATGTCTTCAGTCTTGTGCTGG GAGTGTTTTGCAAGAGTTGTCAGAGACAATCCTGACCATGGTTGCCAACTGCAGCAACGTTATGAACAAAGCCCGGCAGCCACCACCAGGAGTCATGCCGAAAGGTCGGGCCCCAAGCACCAGCAGCCTGGATGCGATCTCTCCTGTTCAG GTGGACCCTCTTACTGGTATGGGCTCGTTGAACCTGGGCGGCACAGCCACCTCCCACACTCAGAGCATGCAGGGTTTCCCCACCTCCCTAAGTTCAGCTTTCAGTAATCCCCAATCTCCAGCAAAGGCATTTCCACCTCTCTCTAACACCAATACAAGCACACCATTTGGGGGCATTGGCAGCTTGTCCTCGCAGCTTCCTG GTTCCTTGGCATCGGGCATTGGCTCTGGTATTGGTTCTAGTCTAGGAATGCCGGCAGTAAGCACTGATCCATTCGGCACCAGGAAGATGAGCACACCGAGCTTGAACCCACCTACCTTTCAGCAGA CTGACCTTTCTCAGGTTTGGCCTGAAGCAAACCAGCACTTTAGTAAGGAGATAGATGATGAAGCCAACAGTTACTTCCAGCGTATCTACAACCACCCACCTCACCCGACTATGTCTGTGGATGAA GTTCTGGAGATGCTGCAGAGGTTCAAAGATTCAACCATCAAGCGGGAGCGGGAGGTGTTCAATTGCATGCTTCGGAACTTGTTTGAGGAGTACCGTTTCTTTCCCCAGTACCCGGACAAGGAGCTGCACATCACAGCCTGTCTCTTTGGTGGCATCATTGAAAAAGGGCTTGTCACATACATGGCCCTTGGCCTGGCACTGCGATATGTTCTTGAGGCCTTAAGAAAACCTTATGGATCCAAAATGTATTACTTTGGGATTGCAGCCCTAGACCGCTTCAAAAACAG GTTGAAGGACTACCCTCAGTACTGTCAACATCTTGCTTCAATTGGACATTTCTTACAATTTCCCCACCATTTACAAGAG TATATTGAGTATGGCCAACAGTCACGGGACCCTCCGGTGAAGATGCAAGGCTCCATCACCACCCCTGGCAGTCTAGCACTGGCACAAGTTCAAGCCCAGTCACAGCAACCCGGTGTCCCTAAAGCGCCACAGCCAGGACAGACAAGCACCCTTGTCACCACCACAACGACAACCACGGTTGCCAAGACCACTACCATCACAAGACCTACGCCCAGCGGTTTCAAGAAGGATGTGCCT CCTTCCATTAACACTACAAATATTGACACCCTGCTGGTTGCCACTGACCAAACAGAAAGGATTGTAGAACCTCCAGAGAATATCCAGgagaagattgcttttatcTTCAATAACCTTTCTCAGTCAAACATGACACAAAAG GTTGAGGAGTTGAAAGAGACTGTGAAGGAAGAGTTCATGCCATGGGTATCTCAATACCTGGTGATGAAGCGTGTCAGCATTGAGCCCAATTTCCACAGTCTCTACTCCAACTTTCTGGACACACTCAAGAATCCGGAGTTTGTCAAAATGGTCCTCACTGAGACCTACAGGAATATCAAG GTTTTACTGACTTCTGACAAGGCTGCAGCCAATTTCTCTGATCGCTCATTGCTGAAGAACCTGGGCCATTGGCTGGGCATGATTACACTGGCTAAAAACAAGCCTATTCTCTACACG GATCTGGAAATTAAGTCTCTGCTTTTGGAAGCCTATGTGAAGGGCCAGCAGGAGCTACTCTATGTTGTTCCTTTTGTGGCCAAAGTTTTGGAGTCCAGCCTGCGAAGCATG GTTTTCAGGCCCCAGAACCCATGGACCATGGCCATCATGAATGTTCTTGCTGAGCTACATCAAGAACATGACCTCAAG CTTAACCTCAAATTTGAGATTGAAGTTCTGTGTAAGAACTTGTCTCTGGATATTAATGACCTGAAGCCAGGAAACTTGTTGAAGGACAAGGAGAAGCTTAAGAGTCTTGAGGAGCAGTTGTCTGCACcaaagaaagaagcaaagcctcCAGATGAAATGCTTCCTGTTACTACATCAG GAGACTTTGTTCCATTTGCAGCTCCACCCTCAACTCCAGCTGCCACCACCACGACTTGCACAACCACAGGGCCCCCCACCCCACAGTTCAGTTACCATGACATCAATGTGTATGCCTTGGCAGGCCTGGCACCACACATTAATATCAATGCTAAC ATCCCTCTACTGCAGGCCCATCCTCAGTTGAAGCAGTGTGTGAGGCAGTCAGTTGAACGGGCTGTCCAGGAGCTGGTGCACCCTGTGGTTGACCGCTCTATCAAAATTGCAATGACAACATGTGAGCAAATCATCAGGAAGGACTTTGCCCTGGATTCAGAGGAGTCCCGCATGCGTGTGGCGGCCCACCACATGATGAGGAACCTGACTGCTGGTATGGCCATGATCACCTGCCGGGAACCTCTGCTCGTGAGCATTGCTGCTAATCTCAAAAACAGTTTTGCTGCTGCACTGAGG gcACCAACTCCCCAACAGAGGGAAATGATGGAGGAGGCTGCAGCAAGGGTTGCTCAGGAGAACTGTGAACTGGCATGCTGCTTTATTCAGAAAACAGCTGTGGAGAAGGCTGGCCCTGAAATGGACAAGAGACTTGCCACA GAATTTGAGCTCAGGAAGCATGCACGCCAAGAAGGACGCCGTTACTGTGATCCAGTTGTCTTGACTTACCAGGCTGAACGTATGCCAGAGCAGATAAGACTCAAG GTGGGAGGCGTGGACCCCAAGCAACTCGCTGTGTATGAGGAGTTTGCCAGGAACGTTCCAGGTTTTCTACCCAGTAATGATCTTTCTCAGCCAACTGGTTTCCTGGCTCAGCCAATGAAG CAACAAGCATGGGCCACAGACGATGTTGCACAAATCTATGATAAGTGCATGGCCGACTTGGAGCAGCACCTTCACGCCATCCCTCCAGCTCACTCCATGAACCCCCTGACACAAGCCCTCCGCAGTCTGCTAGAGGCTGTGGCCTTGGCAAGGAACTCCAGAGATGGTATTGCAGCACTTGGACTGCTACAGAAG GCTGTGGAAGGTCTTCTAGATGCCACTAGCGGTGCTGATAATGACTTGCTTCTCCGGTATAGGCAGTGCCACCTTCTGGTCCTTAAAGCCCTCCAGGATGGGCGTGCCTATGGGCCACAGTGGTGCAACAAACAGATCACCAG GTGTCTCATTGAATGCCGGGACGAGTACAAATACAATGTGGAAGCGGTGGAGCTTTTGATCCAAAACCACCTTGTGAACATGCAGCAGTATGATCTACACCTAGCTCAG TCAATGGAGAATGGACTGCACTACATGGCAGTGGCATTTGCGATGCAGTTAGTGAAGCTGTTGCTGGTGGATGAGCGCAGTGTTAGCCATGTCACAGAAGCTGATCTCTTCCACACAATTGAGACTTTAATGAGGACCTGTGCACACTCCAGAGCCACTGCACCTGAAGG TCTTCCTCAGCTGATGGATGTCGTCCGCTCCAACTATGAGGCCATGATTGACCGAGCTCATGGTGGACCGAACTTCATGATGCACTCTGGGATTTCACAGGCTTCTGAGTATGACGATCCCCCAGGCCTGAGGGAAAAGGCAGAGTATCTCCTGAGGGAATGGGTCAACCTGTACCACTCAGCTGCTGCCGGCAGGGATAGTACCAAAGCTTTCTCTGCCTTTGTCGGCCAG ATGCACCAGCAAGGGATTTTGAAAACCGATGACTTGATCACACGATTTTTCCGGCTGTGCACAGAAATGTGTGTAGAGATCAGCTACCGGGCACAGGCTGAACAGCAGCACAACCCAGCAGCGAGTGCAGCCATCATTAGAGCAAAGTGCTACCACAATCTGGATGCATTTGTTAGACTCATAGCCCTGCTAGTCAAGCACTCTGGAGAGGCCTCCaacacagtgacaaaaatcaaccTCCTCAACAAG GTGCTGGGTATTGTTGTCGGCGTGTTGATCCAGGACCATGATGTTCGCCAGACAGAATTCCAGCAGCTGCCTTACCACCGTATTTTCATTATGCTGCTGTTGGAGCTCAATGCTCCAGAACACGTCCTGGAGACCATCAACTTCCAGACGCTCACTGCCTTCTG CAATACCTTTCACATCCTGAGACCAACGAAGGCTCCTGGCTTTGTGTACGCCTGGCTTGAACTCATCTCCCATCGCATCTTCATCGCACGCATGCTTGCACACACACCACAACAGAAG GGTTGGCCCATGTACGCACAATTGCTTATTGATCTCTTCAAGTACCTAGCACCTTTCTTGAGGAATGTAGAGCTCAACAAACCTATGCAAATCCTCTACAAG GGCACACTTAGAGTACTACTGGTCCTGCTGCATGACTTCCCCGAGTTCTTGTGCGATTACCATTATGGCTTCTGTGACGTGATCCCTCCCAACTGCATTCAGCTCCGCAACCTCATCCTGAGTGCCTTTCCACGCAACATGAGGCTCCCTGACCCTTTCACGCCTAATCTCAAG GTGGACATGCTGAGTGAGATCAACATTGCTCCCCGTATCCTTACCAACTTCACAAGCGTCATGCCTTCCCAGTTCAAGAAGGATCTGGACTCCTATCTCAAAACACGATCACCGGTTACATTCCTCTCTGAGCTGCGTAGCAATCTACAG GTTTCAAATGAGCCAGGGAACCGCTACAACATCCAGCTGATCAATGCTTTAGTGTTGTATGTGGGTACACAGGCTATTGCTCACATCCACAATAAGGGCAGCACCCCCTCCATGAGCACCATCACACACTCTGCACACATGGACATCTTCCAGAACTTGGCTGTGGATCTGGACACCGAAG ggcGTTACCTGTTCTTGAATGCCATCGCCAATCAGCTACGCTACCCAAACAGTCACACTCACTACTTCAGCTGCACCATGCTCTACCTGTTTGCTGAGGCCAACACCGAAGCCATTCAGGAGCAGATCACCAG GGTTTTGTTGGAGCGGCTGATAGTGAACAGGCCTCACCCGTGGGGTCTCCTCATCACATTCATCGAGCTGATCAAGAATCCAGCCTTCAAGTTCTGGAGCCATGACTTTGTGCACTGTGCCCCAGAGATTGAAAA